From the genome of Vicia villosa cultivar HV-30 ecotype Madison, WI linkage group LG2, Vvil1.0, whole genome shotgun sequence, one region includes:
- the LOC131647114 gene encoding transcription factor MYB53-like — translation MMRTPSNDESGLKKGPWSPEEDKILVDHIQKHGHGSWRALPKLAGLNRCGKSCRLRWNNYLRPDIRRGKFSDEEENLIINLHSVLGNKWAAIATHLPGRTDNEIKNFWNTHLKKKLMQMGLDPVTHRPRTDHLDLLNNLQQIILNAANIVTNCDINNVLRLQQYSQLPQCLINDVLGFNHNMQNFYDGSNIGFSSQIIHPNNLQNLQAPLQQFLPQECEYFQKCDGNTNVSSTISSSNSLPKLVSVSQHSLTGKMDEENMINEKDHSYNISSSSFETWGDFMNEDANDDAYWKDFIEQHSSQP, via the exons ATGATGAGAACACCAAGCAATGATGAAAGTGGTTTGAAGAAAGGTCCATGGAGTCCAGAAGAAGATAAAATATTAGTGGATCATATTCAGAAACATGGCCATGGAAGTTGGAGAGCTCTTCCAAAACTTGCAGGATTGAATAGATGTGGAAAGAGTTGTAGACTAAGATGGAATAATTATCTAAGGCCTGATATTAGAAGAGGAAAATTCTCTGATGAAGAAGAAAATCTCATTATCAATTTACATTCAGTTCTTGGAAATAA GTGGGCAGCTATAGCAACACATCTTCCAGGAAGGACTGATAATGAAATAAAGAATTTTTGGAACACACATTTAAAGAAAAAGCTAATGCAAATGGGTTTAGATCCAGTGACACACAGGCCAAGAACAGATCACCTAGACCTTCTTAACAATCTTCAACAAATAATATTGAATGCTGCAAATATTGTCACTAATTGTGACATAAATAATGTTCTAAGGTTACAACAATATTCACAGCTTCCACAATGTTTGATAAATGATGTTTTGGGATTTAATCATAACATGCAAAATTTCTATGATGGTTCCAATATTGGTTTTTCTTCTCAAATAATTCACCCCAATAATTTGCAAAATTTGCAAGCTCCTCTTCAGCAATTTCTACCTCAAGAATGTGAGTATTTTCAGAAATGTGATGGTAATACAAATGTTTCTTCTACAATATCATCATCAAATTCTCTTCCAAAGCTTGTTTCGGTCTCGCAACATTCGCTAACAGGTAAGATGGATGaagaaaatatgataaatgaGAAAGATCATAGTTATAACATTTCTTcatctagctttgaaacatgggGAGATTTTatgaatgaagatgcaaatgatgATGCTTATTGGAAAGATTTTATAGA aCAACATTCAAGCCAGCCATAG